One window of the Streptomyces asoensis genome contains the following:
- a CDS encoding sensor histidine kinase: MTALAGPSADAFWATSLRRWNAVCWVLFAAMAVGIAALGRPGGGMYEALALLGSVVLCYAILDRFPDNPVVRPHGYLTVLVLALGGLAYLRTSYAALFMVTLPHYWMFGRTPRISMGFLGLATASTLLGSWLQQGWSAEFLGETAVSTLIVVAVGVLIGLWAHSVVAQSTERARLIEELERTQAQLSAAHQRQGAADERERLAREIHDTLAQGFASIVVLAEAARAGMAADPGRSAQQLRSIESTARENLAEARELVGPGGQAGAAVAGSAAPALRRVLDRFVEDTGLSVDADLADLDCDQRTRIALLRCTQESLANVRKHARASTVGVVLARRPYGVELEITDDGAGFVVEESRGFGLDGMRKRVAELGGRLTVTSSVGDGTRILASIPLVRGTEGAA; encoded by the coding sequence ATGACCGCTCTCGCCGGGCCCTCCGCCGACGCCTTCTGGGCCACCTCCCTGCGCCGCTGGAACGCGGTGTGCTGGGTGCTGTTCGCGGCGATGGCCGTCGGGATCGCCGCCCTGGGCCGGCCCGGCGGGGGCATGTACGAGGCGCTCGCGCTGCTGGGCAGCGTGGTGCTGTGCTACGCGATCCTCGACCGCTTCCCGGACAATCCCGTGGTACGGCCGCACGGCTATCTCACGGTGCTGGTGCTCGCGCTCGGCGGGCTGGCGTATCTGCGCACCAGCTACGCGGCGCTGTTCATGGTGACGCTGCCGCACTACTGGATGTTCGGGCGGACCCCGAGGATCTCGATGGGGTTCCTGGGGCTCGCCACCGCCTCGACGCTGCTGGGCAGCTGGCTCCAGCAGGGCTGGTCGGCGGAGTTCCTCGGCGAGACGGCCGTGTCCACCCTCATCGTCGTCGCGGTGGGGGTGCTGATCGGGCTGTGGGCGCACTCGGTGGTCGCGCAGAGCACCGAACGGGCGCGGCTCATCGAGGAGTTGGAGCGGACGCAGGCGCAGCTCTCCGCGGCGCACCAGCGGCAGGGCGCGGCGGACGAACGGGAGCGGCTGGCGCGCGAGATCCACGACACCCTCGCGCAGGGCTTCGCGTCGATCGTGGTGCTGGCGGAGGCGGCCCGGGCCGGGATGGCGGCCGATCCGGGGCGCAGCGCACAGCAGCTGCGGTCGATCGAGTCGACGGCCCGCGAGAACCTCGCGGAGGCACGGGAGTTGGTGGGCCCGGGCGGGCAGGCGGGGGCCGCGGTGGCGGGCTCCGCGGCGCCGGCGCTTCGGCGGGTCCTGGACCGTTTCGTCGAGGACACCGGGCTCAGCGTGGACGCCGACCTGGCGGACCTCGACTGCGACCAGCGGACCCGGATCGCGCTGCTGCGCTGCACCCAGGAGTCCCTGGCCAATGTGCGCAAGCACGCCCGGGCCTCCACGGTCGGGGTGGTGCTGGCCCGGCGCCCCTACGGGGTGGAGCTGGAGATCACCGACGACGGCGCCGGGTTCGTGGTGGAGGAGTCGAGGGGCTTCGGACTGGACGGGATGCGCAAGCGGGTGGCGGAACTGGGCGGAAGGCTGACGGTGACCAGCTCGGTCGGGGACGGGACGCGGATCCTGGCGTCGATCCCGCTGGTTCGGGGCACGGAGGGAGCGGCATGA
- a CDS encoding DsbA family protein — protein MSEKTPVDFWFDPLCPWAWMTSRWVLEVEKVRDIEVRWHVMSLAVLNENKLDELPEEYREMLAVKAWQPVRVVTAAWQLHGADVLGPLYTALGTRIHNNGEGPTVEAIAGALKDVGLPASLIEYAEQSDFEFDAQLRASHKEGIEKVGQDVGTPVIAVPGPDGEQIAFFGPVVTPAPKGEEAARLWDGTLAVASVPGFYEIKRTRTKGPDFSNL, from the coding sequence ATGTCGGAGAAGACCCCCGTCGACTTCTGGTTCGACCCGCTCTGCCCGTGGGCCTGGATGACCTCCCGGTGGGTGCTGGAAGTGGAGAAGGTCCGTGACATCGAGGTCCGCTGGCATGTCATGAGCCTCGCCGTCCTCAACGAGAACAAGCTCGACGAGCTGCCCGAGGAGTACCGCGAGATGCTCGCGGTCAAGGCCTGGCAGCCGGTGCGCGTGGTCACCGCCGCCTGGCAGCTGCACGGTGCCGACGTCCTCGGCCCCCTCTACACGGCGCTCGGCACCCGCATCCACAACAACGGCGAGGGCCCGACCGTGGAGGCCATCGCGGGCGCGTTGAAGGACGTCGGTCTGCCCGCGTCCCTGATCGAGTACGCCGAGCAGTCGGACTTCGAGTTCGACGCCCAGCTGCGCGCCTCCCACAAGGAGGGCATCGAGAAGGTCGGCCAGGACGTCGGCACTCCCGTGATCGCCGTCCCCGGCCCCGACGGTGAGCAGATCGCCTTCTTCGGTCCCGTGGTCACCCCCGCGCCGAAGGGCGAGGAGGCCGCCCGCCTCTGGGACGGCACCCTCGCCGTCGCCTCGGTTCCCGGCTTCTACGAGATCAAGCGCACCCGCACCAAGGGCCCGGACTTCAGCAACCTGTGA
- a CDS encoding SAM-dependent methyltransferase: MTEIDTSVPHSARIWNYWLGGKDNYPVDEEAGDAYTAVFPGIVTIARSSRAFLGRSIRYLVEEAGIRQFLDVGTGLPTVDNTHEVAQRLAPESRIVYVDNDPLVLAHARALLTSTPEGVTAYEDLNLYEPARILEAAGRTLDLTRPTALILSGILGHVDGYDRARDLVRALLAGLPSGSYLCVNDGSRGTDPAYEQAQDAYNETGAVPYFLRPVEQIEGYFEGLELVAPGVVSVPTWRPDGTPALPIGQHGGLARKP; the protein is encoded by the coding sequence ATGACGGAGATCGACACCTCGGTACCGCACTCGGCCCGTATCTGGAACTACTGGCTGGGCGGCAAGGACAACTACCCGGTGGACGAGGAGGCCGGCGACGCCTACACCGCCGTCTTCCCCGGCATCGTCACCATCGCCCGCAGCAGCCGGGCCTTCCTCGGCCGCAGCATCCGTTACCTGGTCGAGGAGGCGGGCATCCGGCAGTTCCTCGACGTCGGCACCGGACTGCCCACCGTCGACAACACCCACGAGGTCGCCCAGCGCCTCGCCCCCGAGTCGCGGATCGTCTACGTCGACAACGACCCCCTGGTCCTCGCCCACGCCCGTGCCCTGCTCACCTCCACCCCCGAGGGCGTCACCGCGTACGAGGACCTGAACCTGTACGAGCCCGCGCGCATCCTGGAAGCGGCGGGCCGGACCCTCGACCTGACCCGCCCCACCGCCCTGATCCTCAGCGGCATCCTCGGCCATGTCGACGGCTACGACCGCGCCCGCGACCTCGTCCGCGCGCTGCTGGCCGGCCTGCCCTCCGGCAGCTATCTCTGCGTCAACGACGGCTCCCGCGGCACCGATCCCGCCTACGAGCAGGCCCAGGATGCCTACAACGAGACCGGGGCCGTTCCGTACTTCCTGCGCCCGGTCGAGCAGATCGAGGGCTACTTCGAGGGGCTCGAGCTGGTGGCACCGGGCGTGGTGTCCGTCCCGACGTGGCGCCCGGACGGAACGCCTGCGCTGCCGATCGGCCAGCACGGCGGCCTGGCCCGCAAGCCCTGA
- a CDS encoding response regulator produces MSEVTALRVVVVDDHTVMRAGVVALLAGEDGIEIVGEAADGRAALDLVERHDPDVALVDLRMPVLDGVTTTTEIVARHPRTRVLILTTYDTDADIERGVEAGAIGYLLKDTTREQLVDAIRAAARGETVLAPRVAQKLVARLRRPVQEALTARETDVLGAVADGLTNAEIGRRLVISEATVKTHLLRLFAKLDVNDRTRAVVVAMERGLLRPP; encoded by the coding sequence ATGAGCGAGGTGACGGCGCTGCGGGTCGTCGTGGTCGACGACCACACCGTGATGCGGGCCGGGGTGGTGGCCCTGCTGGCCGGTGAGGACGGCATCGAGATCGTCGGCGAGGCGGCCGACGGCCGTGCCGCCCTCGACCTCGTCGAGCGGCACGACCCCGACGTGGCCCTGGTCGATCTGCGGATGCCGGTGCTCGACGGGGTCACCACGACGACCGAGATCGTCGCCCGCCATCCGCGCACCCGGGTACTGATCCTGACGACGTACGACACGGACGCGGACATCGAGCGCGGGGTGGAGGCCGGCGCCATCGGCTATCTGCTGAAGGACACCACGCGCGAGCAGCTCGTCGACGCGATCCGGGCGGCGGCGCGCGGGGAGACGGTGCTCGCGCCCCGGGTGGCTCAGAAGCTGGTGGCCCGGCTGCGGCGCCCGGTCCAGGAGGCGCTGACCGCCCGGGAGACGGACGTCCTCGGCGCGGTCGCCGACGGGCTGACCAACGCCGAGATCGGCCGGCGTCTCGTGATCTCGGAGGCCACCGTCAAGACCCATCTGCTGCGCCTGTTCGCCAAGCTCGACGTGAACGACCGGACCCGGGCGGTGGTGGTGGCCATGGAGCGGGGGCTGTTGCGCCCGCCGTGA